A stretch of Paenibacillus mucilaginosus 3016 DNA encodes these proteins:
- a CDS encoding VOC family protein has translation MGTEITKIHHVGHVVYEMETTLELYRKLGFVCQPPAYPMVAEKVGETPKPFGAANAHINFEDNFIEIVTVVQEGTEIPQDAHCVSFSVPPAALPSVIASIKKTVNKISRCLARFEGTHIVVFCSSDVTASAARMDHERVGHGNVNTVQRPVETQSGTQLAPVRLLEIEDEQVSEGRLAFAEDQSQDTLRTRIRTEHPNGALGVAEAILCVQDGELDTYVSRYRLYLGIESRTEKGLSVFDLAGGRMTIIPESRLTNLLPGETLPSLPGFVGYAVKVSNLSITQRYLEAHEFPVIEMGTGDIFVPGASLHGTALIFRQG, from the coding sequence ATGGGGACCGAAATCACAAAAATTCACCATGTGGGGCATGTCGTCTACGAGATGGAAACTACGCTGGAGCTTTACCGGAAGCTGGGTTTCGTGTGCCAGCCACCGGCCTATCCGATGGTCGCTGAGAAAGTAGGCGAGACACCTAAACCATTTGGAGCAGCGAATGCGCATATCAACTTTGAGGATAACTTTATTGAAATCGTGACAGTTGTACAAGAAGGCACAGAAATTCCTCAAGACGCACATTGCGTGTCGTTTTCTGTCCCCCCAGCCGCGCTCCCGAGTGTTATCGCTTCGATTAAGAAGACTGTTAACAAGATATCACGCTGTCTTGCACGTTTCGAGGGAACTCATATAGTGGTCTTCTGCTCTTCCGATGTGACTGCCTCAGCGGCTCGTATGGACCATGAGAGAGTCGGACATGGCAATGTAAATACTGTGCAGCGTCCTGTGGAGACGCAGTCTGGTACGCAGCTGGCTCCTGTACGCTTGTTAGAAATTGAGGATGAACAAGTGTCCGAAGGAAGGTTGGCTTTCGCGGAAGATCAATCACAGGACACTTTGCGAACAAGGATCCGTACGGAACATCCGAATGGGGCGCTTGGGGTAGCGGAAGCGATATTGTGTGTTCAGGATGGAGAACTCGACACCTATGTATCGCGCTACCGATTATATTTGGGAATTGAATCTCGAACAGAGAAGGGGCTAAGTGTTTTTGATCTCGCTGGCGGGCGAATGACAATTATTCCCGAGTCCCGTTTAACGAATCTGCTCCCGGGAGAAACTTTGCCTTCTTTACCGGGCTTTGTTGGATATGCAGTAAAAGTAAGCAACCTTTCTATTACCCAAAGGTATCTTGAAGCCCATGAGTTTCCGGTAATCGAGATGGGGACAGGAGATATTTTTGTACCGGGCGCCTCGCTTCATGGGACGGCACTTATATTCAGGCAAGGCTGA
- a CDS encoding aldo/keto reductase, whose product MEYMKLGNTGLDVSRLCLGCMGFGEKGRWIHPWVLDEENSRPIIKKALELGINFFDTANVYSDGTSEEIVGRALKDFANRDEIVIATKVHGRMHKGPNGSGLSRKSIMSEIDKSLKRLETDYVDLYQIHRWDYDTPIEETMEALHDVIKAGKARYIGASAMFAWQFLKALHVAENNGWTRFISMQNHLNLIYREEEREMLPLCKAEKIGVIPYSPLAGGRLTRDTNETTHRSETDQIAKQKYDATSDADQLIVNQIAAIAELRGVSRVEIALAWLLQKEPVVAPIIGATKISHLENAVAALSTKLTAEEVALLEGPYIPHPVVGPQ is encoded by the coding sequence ATGGAATATATGAAGCTTGGAAATACCGGCTTGGATGTATCGAGGCTTTGCTTGGGCTGTATGGGGTTTGGCGAGAAGGGCAGATGGATTCATCCGTGGGTGCTGGATGAAGAGAACAGTCGTCCAATAATAAAAAAAGCTCTAGAGCTTGGAATCAACTTTTTCGATACTGCAAATGTATATTCAGACGGGACAAGTGAGGAAATAGTAGGACGGGCGCTGAAGGACTTTGCCAATCGGGATGAAATCGTTATTGCCACAAAAGTGCACGGCCGCATGCATAAAGGCCCCAATGGTTCCGGGCTATCTCGAAAGTCAATCATGAGTGAAATTGATAAAAGCCTGAAACGTCTGGAAACCGATTATGTCGATCTGTACCAGATTCACCGCTGGGATTACGATACGCCGATTGAAGAGACAATGGAAGCCCTGCATGATGTGATAAAGGCTGGGAAAGCACGGTATATCGGTGCTTCGGCTATGTTTGCGTGGCAATTTTTGAAGGCCTTACATGTTGCCGAGAATAATGGATGGACCCGGTTTATTTCGATGCAAAATCATTTAAACCTTATTTATCGTGAAGAGGAGAGGGAGATGCTTCCGCTTTGCAAAGCTGAGAAAATTGGTGTCATACCATATAGTCCGCTTGCCGGAGGAAGGTTGACTAGAGATACAAATGAGACCACACATCGCTCCGAAACCGATCAAATTGCAAAACAAAAATATGATGCTACTTCTGATGCAGATCAGTTGATTGTGAATCAGATCGCTGCTATTGCGGAACTACGCGGAGTTTCCCGAGTGGAAATCGCGCTTGCCTGGTTGCTGCAAAAAGAACCTGTAGTAGCCCCGATAATCGGTGCAACAAAAATATCTCATCTCGAAAATGCGGTAGCTGCACTTTCCACTAAATTAACCGCAGAGGAAGTTGCTTTGCTAGAGGGGCCGTATATTCCTCATCCGGTAGTTGGTCCACAGTAA
- a CDS encoding luciferase family protein yields the protein MTKLDGTALVETVRSWPGVALRPHRFGGTEFVVNGKEIGHMHGVSLVDLLLPKAARDEAIGLGKAVPHHVLPESNWVSVHLFTETDVRSALELLRFKYDLLVSSNA from the coding sequence ATGACAAAATTGGACGGAACGGCGCTGGTCGAAACGGTTCGTTCCTGGCCCGGCGTGGCGCTTCGGCCGCATCGGTTCGGCGGGACGGAATTCGTTGTGAACGGGAAGGAAATCGGCCATATGCACGGCGTATCTCTCGTCGATCTGCTGCTGCCGAAGGCTGCACGGGACGAAGCGATCGGGCTCGGCAAAGCGGTACCACACCACGTGCTGCCGGAATCGAACTGGGTTTCGGTTCATTTGTTCACGGAGACGGACGTCCGCAGCGCGCTCGAACTGCTTCGGTTCAAGTATGACCTGTTGGTCTCTTCCAACGCGTAG
- a CDS encoding MFS transporter, with translation MQISSKELAGRRIMRVMLFTAVFSAMSVLMFNIVLPELRAEFQIDLAQASWLSSGYLLVYAIGSVIYGKLANRYRLKHLLTFGLIAFAAGSLVGFASTAFWQALAGRLLQAAGAAVVPAAAMLIPIRYFPPERRGGAMSMTAAGLALGTALGPAVAALLLAVLDWRWLFVPPVLVLALVPFFRKYVNDDPAPNPGKIDWPGAALLAGTVALALLGATYWSGRLFAAAALTLCLLVWRLATAPEPFVQPALFRNRSYAGGLAITALISCVASGMALLPPVLLADVYGLDSEWIGFALVPAALASFALSRTGGKLADRRGDSSLYTLASGLLMLCFALLAAFSGAAPVWTIPLFLIFGSVGQTFIQVAVSNSLSKTLSKEQAGVGMGLFTMTNFIVGGMAASVYGLLLEMDVHGWNPLAAGANAGMFANLFLGFLLLHAGLLAYYRMRFRPGRLTEPRLSAEGR, from the coding sequence ATGCAGATTTCATCCAAAGAACTCGCCGGCCGGCGCATCATGCGCGTCATGCTGTTCACCGCCGTCTTCAGCGCGATGAGCGTACTCATGTTTAACATCGTGCTGCCGGAACTGAGAGCGGAATTTCAGATCGACTTGGCCCAGGCGAGCTGGCTTTCGTCCGGCTATCTTCTCGTTTATGCGATCGGAAGCGTCATTTACGGAAAGCTGGCGAACCGATACCGCCTGAAACATTTGCTCACGTTCGGGCTGATCGCGTTCGCCGCCGGCTCGCTGGTCGGCTTCGCGTCTACGGCGTTTTGGCAGGCGTTGGCCGGCCGTCTCCTGCAGGCGGCCGGCGCGGCGGTCGTTCCGGCGGCGGCAATGCTCATTCCGATCCGTTACTTTCCACCGGAGCGGCGAGGCGGGGCGATGAGCATGACCGCAGCCGGCTTGGCGCTCGGCACCGCACTCGGACCCGCCGTAGCCGCACTGCTGCTCGCCGTTCTGGATTGGCGCTGGTTGTTCGTTCCGCCCGTCCTCGTTTTGGCGTTGGTGCCGTTTTTCCGAAAGTACGTGAACGACGATCCCGCCCCGAATCCCGGGAAGATCGATTGGCCCGGTGCCGCGCTGCTTGCCGGGACGGTCGCGCTAGCGCTGCTCGGCGCGACCTATTGGTCGGGGCGGTTGTTTGCGGCGGCAGCCCTAACGCTGTGCTTACTCGTTTGGCGGCTTGCGACCGCGCCCGAACCGTTCGTGCAGCCGGCGTTGTTCCGGAACCGGAGCTACGCGGGCGGATTAGCGATTACGGCCCTGATTTCCTGCGTCGCGAGCGGCATGGCGTTATTGCCGCCGGTGCTGCTCGCCGACGTCTACGGGCTCGACTCCGAATGGATCGGCTTTGCGCTCGTGCCGGCCGCCCTCGCTTCGTTTGCGCTGAGCCGCACGGGCGGGAAGCTGGCGGACCGGAGGGGGGACTCCAGCTTGTACACGCTCGCATCCGGGCTGCTGATGCTCTGTTTCGCGCTGCTCGCCGCCTTTTCCGGCGCGGCGCCCGTATGGACGATTCCGTTGTTCCTGATCTTCGGCAGCGTTGGCCAGACGTTCATCCAAGTCGCCGTCTCCAACTCGCTGTCCAAGACGTTATCGAAAGAGCAGGCCGGCGTCGGCATGGGGCTGTTTACGATGACGAATTTTATCGTCGGCGGCATGGCTGCTAGCGTCTACGGCTTGCTGCTTGAGATGGATGTGCACGGCTGGAATCCGCTCGCCGCCGGCGCGAACGCCGGGATGTTCGCCAACTTGTTTTTGGGCTTCCTCCTCCTTCACGCGGGATTGCTGGCGTATTACCGGATGAGGTTCCGTCCGGGCCGGCTGACAGAACCGCGGCTGTCGGCCGAAGGGAGGTGA
- a CDS encoding GrpB family protein, translating into MKVRLSEYSENWTRLFQEEADFLMTIFRDEILQIEHFGSSSVPGLKAKPVIDMICIVKNISNVDLFNDKMHSLGYDVAGDWGIPGRRLFRKGGENRTHHIHFYQADNPQIERHLIFRDYLRSHPGEVARYSRFKEELAQHFENTSEYSPAKKAFVTRMEQLALAWFAETQQSI; encoded by the coding sequence ATGAAGGTTAGACTCAGTGAATATAGCGAGAATTGGACCAGGCTTTTCCAAGAGGAAGCTGACTTCCTGATGACGATATTTAGGGATGAGATCCTGCAAATTGAACATTTTGGGAGCTCCTCAGTTCCCGGTTTAAAAGCTAAGCCTGTCATTGACATGATATGTATTGTGAAAAATATCAGTAATGTTGATTTGTTTAACGATAAAATGCACTCCCTTGGTTATGATGTTGCTGGGGACTGGGGGATTCCGGGAAGAAGGCTATTCCGCAAAGGTGGAGAAAACAGAACCCATCACATTCATTTTTATCAGGCAGATAATCCCCAAATCGAACGGCATCTTATATTCAGAGATTACTTGAGAAGTCATCCGGGAGAAGTTGCAAGATACAGCCGGTTCAAGGAAGAATTAGCTCAACACTTTGAAAACACAAGCGAATATAGTCCAGCAAAGAAAGCCTTTGTAACGAGAATGGAGCAGCTTGCACTTGCATGGTTTGCAGAAACTCAACAAAGCATCTAG
- a CDS encoding TetR/AcrR family transcriptional regulator: MNQTVGTRDKLILAAIDLIAEQGYDGTTTKEIAAAAGVSEVTLFRHFGSKQALLVAAFERYHYAGEMTKLFNERMTWDVRTDLMLVGRTYHVIMNRNRKLIDIAQKGGSRLPEEVLKHASQHPVQLKKLLTNYFSSLLEQGKIAPIDPEVTAMSFMWMNLGAFSSKLVESSNSDVTLDTFIERSVDLFARALAP; encoded by the coding sequence GTGAACCAAACAGTGGGCACCAGAGACAAATTGATATTGGCGGCGATCGACCTCATCGCGGAACAAGGGTACGACGGAACGACGACGAAGGAGATCGCCGCAGCGGCCGGAGTCAGCGAAGTGACGCTGTTTAGGCATTTCGGCAGCAAACAGGCGCTGCTTGTCGCCGCGTTCGAACGATACCATTACGCCGGCGAAATGACGAAGCTGTTCAACGAGCGGATGACGTGGGACGTACGGACAGATTTGATGTTGGTCGGACGAACGTACCATGTGATTATGAACCGGAACAGGAAGCTGATCGATATCGCGCAAAAGGGCGGCAGCCGGCTTCCCGAGGAAGTGCTCAAGCACGCTTCGCAGCATCCGGTCCAACTAAAGAAGCTTCTGACGAACTATTTCTCGTCGCTCCTTGAACAAGGGAAAATCGCTCCGATCGATCCGGAAGTTACGGCCATGTCGTTCATGTGGATGAATTTGGGGGCGTTCAGCAGCAAATTGGTGGAGTCGTCGAATTCGGACGTTACGCTTGACACGTTTATCGAGCGGAGTGTCGATCTTTTCGCTAGGGCGCTGGCTCCCTAG
- a CDS encoding MerR family transcriptional regulator — MSIAQVSKKFDLSQDTLRYYERIGLIPRVNRNKSGVRNYSEEDCRWVEFVKCMRGIGLPIETLIEYVKLYQQGDDTIEVRKDLLTEQRKLLLTRMNEMSVVLERMNEKILRYEETFKLSRNDS; from the coding sequence ATGTCAATCGCGCAAGTGAGTAAAAAATTTGATCTTTCGCAGGATACTCTCCGCTATTATGAGCGTATCGGACTAATCCCTCGAGTGAATAGAAATAAAAGCGGAGTTAGAAATTATTCAGAAGAAGACTGTAGATGGGTCGAATTTGTCAAATGTATGCGAGGTATAGGTCTCCCTATTGAAACATTAATTGAGTATGTTAAGTTGTATCAACAAGGTGATGATACTATCGAAGTGAGAAAAGATCTCCTTACCGAGCAGCGTAAGCTATTATTAACCAGAATGAACGAGATGAGCGTTGTGTTAGAACGAATGAATGAAAAAATCCTGAGATACGAAGAGACATTTAAGCTATCGAGGAACGATAGTTGA
- a CDS encoding DUF1048 domain-containing protein, producing the protein MARVKAQLFEAGAADGKPVWEITGEDAAAFCEEHLRSASTYTDAACEAGSSNVIHAVKCDAAATVFFHNRGSSA; encoded by the coding sequence ATGGCAAGGGTGAAGGCCCAACTGTTTGAGGCTGGTGCGGCGGACGGCAAGCCTGTTTGGGAGATTACTGGTGAGGACGCGGCTGCGTTCTGCGAAGAGCATTTGCGCAGCGCCAGCACATACACGGACGCAGCCTGCGAAGCAGGGTCTTCGAACGTCATCCATGCGGTTAAATGCGATGCGGCCGCGACTGTCTTTTTTCATAATAGGGGTAGTTCTGCGTAA